A stretch of Bombina bombina isolate aBomBom1 chromosome 2, aBomBom1.pri, whole genome shotgun sequence DNA encodes these proteins:
- the DAD1 gene encoding dolichyl-diphosphooligosaccharide--protein glycosyltransferase subunit DAD1, whose amino-acid sequence MSVSVVSVVSRFLEEYVSSTPQKLKLLDAYLLYILLTGAMQFLYCLLVGTFPFNSFLSGFTSCVGSFILGVCLRIQINPQNKGDFQGISPERAFADFLFASTILHLVVVNFVG is encoded by the exons ATGTCGGTATCAGTTGTATCTGTTGTTTCCCGGTTCTTAGAAGAATATGTCAGTTCTACCCCGCAGAAACTCAAGCTGCTGGACGCTTATTTGCTATACATATTGCTGACAGGCGCCATGCAGTTCTTGTACTGCTTACTTGTCGGAACATTTCCCTTCAATTCATTCTTATCCGGCTTCACCTCTTGTGTGGGTTCATTCATCTTGGGCG tgTGTTTAAGAATCCAAATTAACCCACAGAATAAGGGGGATTTCCAGGGGATCTCTCCAGAGAGGGCCTTTGCAGACTTCTTGTTTGCCAGCACCATTCTTCATCTTGTTGTTGTCAACTTTGTTGGTTGA